GGCGTGAGCGCACGGCTCATACCTCTTGAATCCATGTCCGACCGGCCCATCCTCCTCTTTGACGGGGTCTGCAATCTGTGCGACCGATCCGTCCAGTTCGTCCTCGACCACGATACCGAGGGCGTCTTCCAATTCGCCTCACTGCAGTCGGAGGTTGGGACCGCCATGATGAGACGATGCGTGTTCAGGGCCGAGGCCATTGACTCCGTGGTCCTCGTCGAGGATGGCCAGTGCCACATCCGCTCCGAGGCGGCGTGGAGGATCGCGACTCGGCTTAACGCGCCGTGGCGGTGGCTCTCCGCCACCCGCTTTGTCCCTCGCCCCGTGCGCGATGTGGTGTATGACTGGGTCGCACGGAATCGATACCGCTGGTTCGGGATGCGGGAGGCATGCCGCATCCCGACTTCGGATGTTCGCGCGAGGTTCTTAGACGCGGCTGAACTGGCACCGAGTGAGGCCCCGTCGTAGCCTCCTGCGCCTCCCCCTCTCTACAGATGGCCCACACCTTCGATTCCCTCTCGGTCGGCGACAGCTTCTCGTGGTCGCGCGTCCTCACAATGGACGATGTTCGCCTCTTCGCAGAGGTCACCGGTGACGACAACCCGATCCACATTGACGAAGAGGCCGGGCGGCAAAGCCGATTCGGGCAAGCCGTCGTCCACGGGGTCTACATCCTTGGGCTCGCTTCGAAAGTGCTCGGCCGCGATTTCCCGGGCCCCGGATCCATCGCCGTCTCCCTCTCGGCCAAGTTCCTCCGCCCGGTCCCGGTCGGTGAGGAGGTGACGATCGAGGTGAAAGTGGCAGAGAAGCTGGAGCGGCACGGGCACGTCAAAATCCGGATGTACGCATACTGCAAGGGGAAGATGGCGCTCGGCGGCGAGGCCGTCGTGATCCCTCCACCCGCCGGGGAGGCCTGAATGAAGCGGGGCCCAGACGTCCAGCGTCTGGGCCCCGCGAACCGCTCCGCCTCGGTCTGTTATTCGGGGAGCTTAACGGACTCGCCGGCTGGGAGCCGACTCGTGAGATCTGTCTGGTTCATGATGGCGATCTCCAAGTCGGAGAGCCCGAGCGGCATCGTCCGACCCTGCAGCAAGGCCTGCAAGGTGGTGCCGGCGGGCGCCCGCATGACCTCGAGGCGGGACGGCTGGCGGTTGAGGTAACGGCTCTCGGTGAGACGGGCGAAGCTGCCGGCGGTCGAGCGGAACTGGTTCCCGTACGTGCCGAAGCCATTCACGGAGGTCAGTCCGAGAATCTGGTAGACGTTGCCACCGTACTCGATGAAGGTGGCCGAGAACGCCGCGGTCCCGTTCTGCTGCTGCGCCGTCCCCTCTACCCGGTAAGCCGAGTTGCCGTTGATGGAAAGCGCACCGGCCGCCTGTGCCTGCACACCCTGCTGAGACCGGAGCGCCTGCCCGGCCGCCTGGGCTGACTGGGCCTGCGCGAGCGTGAGCTGCATCACTGCCTGGCCGTTGGGCTCCCCCATTAGGAAAGCCGCCGGCGAGTTCTGCGTCTGCCAGCCATTCGGATAGTCGAGCAGAAAGCGAAGCTCGGGGTGATAGAAGACGCCGTTCTCAGTGAACCCCTGGCGCGGGTCCTCACCGAGCACGATTCCCTCGATCTGAGACATGTACCCGGCCTCGTTCACTTGAGTGCCCCGCGGATCGTACTGCGAGGCGAGCTGCGGGATCGTCTGGGCGCGTTCGTCCGGGTCCGGGTGCGACGACAGGAAGTTGGGAACGCTCTGCCCAGCCTGCTCGCTGAGACGCCGGAGCGACACGAAGAAGCGGGCGGCCTCGGCAGCATCGTAGTCCGCAAACTCAGCGTAGGCGACTCCTGCCCGGTCTGCTTCTCGCTCCGCGCCGCGGCCATACTTGAGTTGGAGGAGTTGGAGGCCTGTGCCTCCGTAGTTCAGAATGCCCTCCGCGACCTGGCCGCCGCCGAGCACGCCGCCGAGTACGGCCGCCCCCAGGAGACCAAACTGATTGAGTTGTGCCCGGGCGGCCTGCTCCGACGAGTGACGCCCGAGCACGTGCCCGATCTCATGCCCGAGCACGACGGCCAATTGAGCCTCGTTCTCGAGGTAGGCCAGCAGTCCCCGAGTGACATAGACGTACCCGCCCGGCAACGCGAATGCGTTGACGACGGGCGAGTCGAGGATCCGAAACGTGAACGGCGTGTTCCGAATCTCGGCGGGCGTGTTGGGGTCCGTGTACGCACTCGTGCTGAGCACGTCACGGGCCACCCGCTCGACGTACGCTGTGAGGGACGCGTCCTCTCCATAGACTCCGAACTGGGCCTGGATCTGCCGGTCCGCCTCGGTACCGAGTTGGACCTCCTGAGCCCACGTGTACGCCCCGCGCTGCTCTTCGCCCGTGACGTAATTGACGTTCGTCGTGCCGCACGCGGCGAGGATGAAAACGAGAAGCGTGAGGACCGCCGGGCGGGATACGGCACGGATGGGCGTCATGAGGAGAGGGGAGCGGAGAGGGGGGAATTGAGACGGGTAACGCCGCCGCGTTCCACGTGAAACACGGCGTGCGCGTCGTCCTCGAACGGCACGACCCCCTCGAAGGGTTCTGCCCGCGCTGCCGTCACGAACGACTGCCCGAGTTCGCCCGAGGCGAGGAGACCAAGAACCACCCGGGTCCGGTCGGGGTCGAGAGGGCCGAACACGTCGTCTAGGAGGAGGAGCGGCGGCTCGTCGGAGCGCTCCCGGAAATAGAGAGCCTGCGCCACACGAACGGCCAATGCGAACGTCCGATGCTGCCCCTGCGATGCGTACGGGCGGAGATCGAAGCCGTCGAGCTGGAAAAGAACCTCGTCCAGGTGGGGACCGACCAGTGTGCGCCCGAGGTCGCCACTCCGGCTCCGGGTCCGAACTAGCGACCGCCGCATGCCGTCCACGTCCGACTCGGAATCGGAGCCGCTCGACGGCTGGTATTCGAGCGTCGGCGTACCGCCCGGCGTGCCGAGCAGGTCATACGCCTCCAGCAAGAGATCCGCGAACCGGTCGAGGAAGATGCGACGACGCTCCACGACGCGCCCGCCGAGCATGGCGAGCTCTTCGTCCCACGCTTCCATGGTCCCGGGGGTGAGCGCCCGACCCTTTCGGAGTTGCTGGAGCAACGCGTTCTTCTGCTTCAGCGCCCGCCGGTACTTCAGAAGATCGTCGAGGTAGACAGGGAATGCCTGGCTGAGCGTGGTGTCGAGTAGACGCCGTCGCTCGCTCGGACCGCCGGCGGTAAGGTCCCGATCGTTCGGTGACAAGATCACCACAGGCACGCGGCCCACGAGGTCCGCCAGCCGATCGAGCGAACTGCCGTTCGAGAATCCTCGCTTCCCCTCCCTCGGCACGAACGCGAGGCGGAGACGGACGTCGGGCCGGTCCTCCCCTTCAAACGTTCCTTCGACTGTGAAATGCGGCCCACCGCGCTGAAGAACCGTGGCGTCCGAGGCGCCCAAGAAGCTCTTCCCGAGACAGAGGTAGCCGATGGCCTCAATGACATTCGTCTTCCCCGCGCCGTTGGGGCCTACGAGGAGGTTGACGCGAGGGGCAGCTTCGACCTCGGTGCGCGTGTGGGCACGGAAGGACGAGAGAGAAAGGTGGCGGAGGCGCACGGTCGGCAGGAGGCGGCCGACTCGTACCGGCCCTCGGTCGCGATGTTCGCTAATCTCGGCAGGCATCCTCCCCCCGTCTGTGTCCATCTCCAGCCGTACGTGTTTACTCGTTCTCCTGCTCGTCGCAGCGGGGGGCGCGGTGTGGGGCCAGGCCGACGCCGAAGCGACCTGCGAACGAGAGCGGGCGGAGTTGTTCGACGAAGTCCGTCAACGACGGTCTGAGGGCACAGAAGTGCGCCAGGACCTGATCGACCGCCTCCGCTCCTTGATAGAGCGCTACCCCGGGAGTGCTCCAATCTGCGTCGGCCGATCGCGGGAGCACGAGGCGTACCTGTACGTGATGGACCGTCGCTACGAAGAGTTGGTGTCAATCACAGGACGCTACCTGGAAGGTCCAGGGCAGCATACTTCGGTTCGCTCGCGGGTTCTGCTACTGATGCAGAGAGGCTATGCCCTAGACCAACTCGGACGGACGCTCGAGTCCGCCTGGTCGTTCTACACCGCAGCGAGCATGGCCGACGAAGCCCCGGTGATGTATGGGGGCCGAGCGCTCATCGAGGCGGGCCGAGTCGCTCGCGTGCTCGGCGAGTTCCGCGAGTCCGAGTCCTACTTCCGAGCGGCCCTCGACCTGATCGACGACAGCCTCGGCGTCGCGCCCGAGCTTCCTGACCTGAAGGGCCATGCCTTGACCAGCTACTCCATCCTGACGGACCTACAACTGCGGAGTGCGGTAACGGACGCCGAGCGTGACTCCTTGGTCGGCCTTCTCGCTACACGGACCAGCGACGCGTTGGACGTCCTCTCCAAGACGGGCCAATCGGCGGGCTACCGATCGGTCGTCCTAAGCTTGAGCGCCGTCGCGGCTGCCCATCAGGGCGATTTCGACAGGGCGCGGGCTCACGTTCGGCAGGCGCCCCCCCTCGCACGCGAGGCCGGCCTCTTGGCTCCCGAGGCTCCGTTCGAAGCGCTCATAGCCGAAGGACGCATCGCTGAAATCGCCGGCGATCTAGAGGACGCGGCCGAGGCGTACAACCGAGGTCGGAAGGAGGCCCTTCGGAATCAGTCGCCGAGGAGCGAGGCGTTGGCGCTGGAGCACCTGGGACAGCTGGCGGAGCGTCGAGGACGATGGGCCGAGGCCGCCGACTACTTCGAGCAGGCGGTCGAACGGCGGGAGATCGAGCGCGACCGCCTCGGCCTCGACGACTGGAGCTCCTCCGCATTCGCCACCATGCAAGGGCCCTACCGAGGCCTCGTCCGGACGCAACTCGCGACGGGGGACGTCCGGGGGGCCTTCCAGACTCTCGACCGGACACGCGCACGCTACCTCCGCGACCTCCTTCACTACCAAGACGTGCGCGAAACCCTTCGACCGGACACCCGGAATCAGATTGACAGCGTAGTCGAAAAGCTCTCCGCAACGCGGTTGGCATACCTCCAAGCCTCGTCGGCATCCGATCGAGCAGCACGGCGGTTGGAGACCTCAGCTTATCAGCGTCAAATCGAGGAACTCACAGCATCCGGACCGGAGGCTCGGCAGATCGCAGACCTCGACCTCGGCGCATTGAAGCGACGACTCGCCACGGAAGAACGGACGCTCATCACCTATTTCGTGGACGACACGAGGAGCACCGCGTTCGTCCTCTGCCGCGACACCCTCGTGAGCGTCCCTCTCCCCGTAACGAGAGCGATGGTGCGAGAGCGCCTCGAAGCCATCGGCTGGCCATGGCGGCCGGGTCACCCCGATCCCGCTTACGCCCTCCCTCCCCTCTACGAGCTCTACGATCTCCTCATCGCCCCCGTCCGCCCGTGGGTCCCGACGCAGAAGGTGACAATCATTCCGGACATCGACGTCGCGACGGTCCCCTTCGCGGCGCTCCTGACGGCTCCGGCGGACGACTACGCGACCGCCCCGTACCTCCTGCATGAGTGGACGCTGACCACGGAGTTGGCGGCAGCACTCATCGCCACCGACGAGCCTCCCGACAAGACGACCGAGGCGCATCCCCTCGATGTGCTCGCCTTCGGGCGCAGCACGTTCGGCGACGACCGTTCCACGTGGAACACCGGCGCGACGATCGACCTCCCGAACGTGGAGCGAGAGGTGCGACGCGTCGTCTCCCACGGCGACGCCGAGATGTTCGTCGACGCAGAGGCGACGGAATATCGCTTCCGACAACGCGCAGGCGACGCGGACGTCGTGCACCTGGCGTCGCACGCCGAGGCGAATGCGACGCTCCCCCTCTATTCGCGAATCGCGTTACGGGAGGACGACCAGGACGACGGCATCGTCCACCTCTATGAGTTGCTCGACCTCCGAATCGATGCCCACCTCGTCGTCCTGAGTGGGTGCTCAACTGCGGGGGGCGGGCGGAGGGGTGGAGAGGGACTCATCGGGTTGCAGTACGGGATGCGCGCGGCCGGGGCGGAGGCCACCGTCGCGACGCTGTGGCCCGTCGCCGATGGCGCCACGGCCGAGATCATGGGCGCGTTCTACGACGGGCTTGCGGGTGGGCATGGGAAGGACCGCGCGCTCCAAGACGCGCAACGGACGTACATCGCGACGCATGACGGCATCGAGGCCAGCCCGTTCTACTGGGCCGCACCGGTGCTCTCAGGGGCGCCAACCCCGATCCCGTTCGAGTCAGGGGTACCGTGGTGGGGCCTCGGCCTCGGCGCCGCAGCAGTCGCTCTTGGAGCCTGGCTAGCTTGGCGTCTCCGCTTCCTCCCGGCCCATGCCTGACCGCCCCGCCCTGTTCGACGAGCTCCAGACGCTCACCACCGAGACGCGCAACCCGCGCACGATGCAGATCGACGTCGCGCCGCTTGCCGAGGTCGTCCGACTGCTCCACGAGGAAGACCAGATCGCCGTCGACGCCGTAACGCCCGAGCTCCCGTATGTGGCACAGGCGGTCGAGATCGTCGAAGACGCGTTCCGCACCGGCGGGCGTCT
This sequence is a window from Rubrivirga marina. Protein-coding genes within it:
- a CDS encoding M48 family metalloprotease, producing the protein MTPIRAVSRPAVLTLLVFILAACGTTNVNYVTGEEQRGAYTWAQEVQLGTEADRQIQAQFGVYGEDASLTAYVERVARDVLSTSAYTDPNTPAEIRNTPFTFRILDSPVVNAFALPGGYVYVTRGLLAYLENEAQLAVVLGHEIGHVLGRHSSEQAARAQLNQFGLLGAAVLGGVLGGGQVAEGILNYGGTGLQLLQLKYGRGAEREADRAGVAYAEFADYDAAEAARFFVSLRRLSEQAGQSVPNFLSSHPDPDERAQTIPQLASQYDPRGTQVNEAGYMSQIEGIVLGEDPRQGFTENGVFYHPELRFLLDYPNGWQTQNSPAAFLMGEPNGQAVMQLTLAQAQSAQAAGQALRSQQGVQAQAAGALSINGNSAYRVEGTAQQQNGTAAFSATFIEYGGNVYQILGLTSVNGFGTYGNQFRSTAGSFARLTESRYLNRQPSRLEVMRAPAGTTLQALLQGRTMPLGLSDLEIAIMNQTDLTSRLPAGESVKLPE
- a CDS encoding CHAT domain-containing protein — encoded protein: MADEAPVMYGGRALIEAGRVARVLGEFRESESYFRAALDLIDDSLGVAPELPDLKGHALTSYSILTDLQLRSAVTDAERDSLVGLLATRTSDALDVLSKTGQSAGYRSVVLSLSAVAAAHQGDFDRARAHVRQAPPLAREAGLLAPEAPFEALIAEGRIAEIAGDLEDAAEAYNRGRKEALRNQSPRSEALALEHLGQLAERRGRWAEAADYFEQAVERREIERDRLGLDDWSSSAFATMQGPYRGLVRTQLATGDVRGAFQTLDRTRARYLRDLLHYQDVRETLRPDTRNQIDSVVEKLSATRLAYLQASSASDRAARRLETSAYQRQIEELTASGPEARQIADLDLGALKRRLATEERTLITYFVDDTRSTAFVLCRDTLVSVPLPVTRAMVRERLEAIGWPWRPGHPDPAYALPPLYELYDLLIAPVRPWVPTQKVTIIPDIDVATVPFAALLTAPADDYATAPYLLHEWTLTTELAAALIATDEPPDKTTEAHPLDVLAFGRSTFGDDRSTWNTGATIDLPNVEREVRRVVSHGDAEMFVDAEATEYRFRQRAGDADVVHLASHAEANATLPLYSRIALREDDQDDGIVHLYELLDLRIDAHLVVLSGCSTAGGGRRGGEGLIGLQYGMRAAGAEATVATLWPVADGATAEIMGAFYDGLAGGHGKDRALQDAQRTYIATHDGIEASPFYWAAPVLSGAPTPIPFESGVPWWGLGLGAAAVALGAWLAWRLRFLPAHA
- a CDS encoding MaoC family dehydratase, with amino-acid sequence MAHTFDSLSVGDSFSWSRVLTMDDVRLFAEVTGDDNPIHIDEEAGRQSRFGQAVVHGVYILGLASKVLGRDFPGPGSIAVSLSAKFLRPVPVGEEVTIEVKVAEKLERHGHVKIRMYAYCKGKMALGGEAVVIPPPAGEA
- the recF gene encoding DNA replication/repair protein RecF (All proteins in this family for which functions are known are DNA-binding proteins that assist the filamentation of RecA onto DNA for the initiation of recombination or recombinational repair.), whose product is MRLRHLSLSSFRAHTRTEVEAAPRVNLLVGPNGAGKTNVIEAIGYLCLGKSFLGASDATVLQRGGPHFTVEGTFEGEDRPDVRLRLAFVPREGKRGFSNGSSLDRLADLVGRVPVVILSPNDRDLTAGGPSERRRLLDTTLSQAFPVYLDDLLKYRRALKQKNALLQQLRKGRALTPGTMEAWDEELAMLGGRVVERRRIFLDRFADLLLEAYDLLGTPGGTPTLEYQPSSGSDSESDVDGMRRSLVRTRSRSGDLGRTLVGPHLDEVLFQLDGFDLRPYASQGQHRTFALAVRVAQALYFRERSDEPPLLLLDDVFGPLDPDRTRVVLGLLASGELGQSFVTAARAEPFEGVVPFEDDAHAVFHVERGGVTRLNSPLSAPLSS
- a CDS encoding thiol-disulfide oxidoreductase DCC family protein, with the translated sequence MSDRPILLFDGVCNLCDRSVQFVLDHDTEGVFQFASLQSEVGTAMMRRCVFRAEAIDSVVLVEDGQCHIRSEAAWRIATRLNAPWRWLSATRFVPRPVRDVVYDWVARNRYRWFGMREACRIPTSDVRARFLDAAELAPSEAPS